The Marivivens sp. LCG002 genome contains a region encoding:
- a CDS encoding alpha-amylase family glycosyl hydrolase — protein sequence MKAAFLALTLAATPLCAEERPWSDEVIYFVMLDRFADGDTANNQGVDTADPLAFHGGDLVGLREKLGEIADLGATAIWLTPIVAQIPTTVPSDHGPFAPHHGYWAEDFTRIDPRYGTEADLAALTSAAHARGIKVILDVVYNHVGYGADWTATRPEWLRQGEDCGGDEITMCLAGLPDLRTELPEVRDMLFEAHIGLAERVGLDGFRLDTVKHIPHDFWSAHAQEVRNRLGDDFLLLGEVWDGDKYLAAPYFENRELDALFDFGFRDRTLKFLTGVEQADRFSRYLAKRHDVGEAGLLAPFLSNHDMPTLLAMLRGDRDRYLMAATLLFTIEGIPTVAWGEEIGRRGGVWPENREDMAWSGGYRDETLRDMFKQLIALRRAWPALSASPIDVIRAEKGLLAYRRGDLVVAINRSEDVVDLALGGDILFETREAGGSLAPMSAQILHLPELR from the coding sequence GTGAAAGCGGCCTTCCTCGCTCTGACACTTGCAGCCACCCCTCTTTGTGCAGAGGAGAGGCCTTGGTCCGACGAGGTGATCTATTTCGTGATGCTGGATCGTTTTGCCGATGGCGATACGGCGAACAACCAAGGCGTGGATACCGCCGACCCGCTTGCCTTTCATGGTGGAGATCTCGTCGGGTTGCGCGAGAAGCTTGGCGAGATTGCCGATCTTGGCGCAACGGCGATCTGGCTCACGCCGATCGTCGCACAGATCCCCACCACGGTTCCGAGCGACCATGGTCCGTTTGCCCCGCACCACGGCTATTGGGCCGAGGATTTCACCCGCATCGATCCCCGCTACGGCACCGAAGCGGATCTTGCCGCTTTGACATCTGCCGCCCATGCAAGAGGGATCAAGGTCATTCTCGACGTGGTCTATAATCATGTCGGCTATGGCGCGGACTGGACCGCCACACGTCCCGAGTGGCTCAGGCAGGGCGAGGACTGCGGCGGCGACGAGATCACCATGTGCCTTGCGGGGCTTCCCGATCTGAGAACCGAATTGCCAGAAGTGCGGGACATGCTGTTCGAGGCCCATATCGGCCTTGCCGAGAGGGTGGGGCTCGACGGCTTTCGGCTCGATACGGTCAAACATATCCCGCATGACTTCTGGAGCGCCCATGCCCAAGAAGTGCGCAACCGTCTTGGCGACGACTTCCTCCTCTTGGGTGAAGTCTGGGACGGCGACAAATATCTTGCCGCCCCCTATTTCGAGAATAGGGAGCTGGACGCGCTCTTCGACTTCGGGTTCCGCGACCGCACGCTCAAATTCCTGACCGGTGTCGAGCAGGCCGACCGTTTTTCACGCTATCTCGCCAAGCGGCACGATGTCGGGGAGGCGGGGCTTTTGGCGCCGTTTCTCTCCAATCACGATATGCCGACCCTTCTGGCCATGCTGCGCGGCGACCGCGACCGTTATCTCATGGCGGCAACGCTGCTCTTCACGATCGAGGGCATTCCGACCGTCGCATGGGGCGAGGAAATCGGACGAAGGGGCGGCGTTTGGCCCGAAAACCGCGAGGACATGGCATGGAGCGGCGGTTATCGCGACGAGACCCTTCGCGATATGTTCAAACAGCTTATCGCGCTTCGGCGCGCATGGCCCGCCCTGAGCGCAAGCCCGATCGACGTCATCCGTGCCGAAAAGGGCCTCTTGGCCTATCGTCGCGGGGATTTGGTGGTTGCGATCAATCGGTCCGAGGATGTGGTCGATCTCGCTCTGGGAGGAGACATTCTCTTCGAGACTCGAGAGGCAGGCGGTAGCCTTGCGCCGATGTCGGCTCAGATCCTCCACTTACCCGAACTTCGGTGA